The following coding sequences are from one Melospiza melodia melodia isolate bMelMel2 chromosome 2, bMelMel2.pri, whole genome shotgun sequence window:
- the TMEM182 gene encoding transmembrane protein 182: protein MKLSVGIFFGGFFAALGVLLFLVAFGTDYWLLATEIGTCSEAPEGAGEEKATFHHEGFFWRCWFSGNVGDNNGSMWKFWYTNQSPSKNCTHAYLSPFPLLRDEHNSTSYDSAIIYRGFWTVLMLLGVLTVVVASFLIICAAPFASHILYKAGGGFFIIAGVLFSLVVVMYVIWVQAMADLENYTNMKKMDCPDFAVYVRYGWSFMLAPIGVFFALLAGMLFLLVGRYIYLHSD from the exons ATGAAACTGAGCGTGGGGATATTTTTTGGAGGCTTCTTTGCAGCTCtgggggttttgctttttttggtgGCATTTGGAACAGATTATTGGCTTCTTGCTACAGAAATAGGAACTTGCTCAGAAGCACCTGAAGGTGCTGGG GAAGAGAAGGCCACTTTCCATCATGAAGGTTTCTTCTGGAGGTGCTGGTTTAGTGGAAATGTAGGAGATAATAATGGCAGCATGTGGAAGTTTTGGTATA cAAACCAGTCACCTTCTAAGAATTGTACACATGCTTACCTGTCCCCATTTCCTCTTCTCCGAGATGAACACAACTCCACCTCCTATGACTCTGCAATCA TTTATCGAGGTTTCTGGACAGTTCTTATGCTCCTGGGAGTACTCACTGTTGTGGTGGCTAGTTTCCTCATCATCTGTGCAGCTCCTTTTGCCAGTCACATTTTATACAAAGCAGGAGGAGGCTTTTTCATCATTGCTG GTGTCTTGTTTTCGCTGGTAGTCGTGATGTATGTCATCTGGGTCCAGGCCATGGCTGATCTGGAAAACTACACAAACATGAAAAAGATGGATTGCCCAGACTTCGCTGTTTATGTACGTTATGGCTGGTCGTTTATGCTGGCTCCTATAGGAGTATTTTTTGCTTTATTAGCAGGAATGCTGTTCTTGTTGGTAGGGCGTTACATTTATTTACACTCAGACTAG